From a single Bemisia tabaci chromosome 10, PGI_BMITA_v3 genomic region:
- the LOC109030840 gene encoding uncharacterized protein isoform X1, producing the protein MSESLSRTTWQEKIVYFHLRGGTGLSRTLDTSERASKMIRMFHTTMIVPILILLSLEMCGMVSHLCSSPISLQKVILTLNFGWLFFGNFVVQYIFLVRQFRYIVCLHNISDPDLYCYGDRVKGFMLYKNKITDSFLVCMLVFMYSLGIFNGIVSPILRFGLDFDDWFIVIPMWYPIDVTSSRRVFWFVLLFETVIIWYLSFVFATVGVLYMHTILSIRAEFETLNQYLENDGRGHSSQTQEPLFKTSEEVGWKPKTIFDLGMFNNTGFSDDFDGNCSHLKRVIQDWQTLRGHAKLTGEIFAVYYTAAYVLGAATITIMAYAVIYTIRTTESMGKMISETAMYFSWMVGTTGHLGLLSLTTNLFQNTYDDTRITLGEGNWHEKSMKYKKIFLSFTLALNRSFQMKALTFVPVDLRQFSNIISRSFTNFRFLYELPTSKYS; encoded by the exons ATGAGCGAATCACTCAGTAGAACCACGTGGCAAGAAAAAATCGTCTACTTTCATTTACGAGGTGGAACAGGATTGAGCAGAACTCTCGACACTAGTGAACGTGCAAGCAAGATGATTCGCATGTTTCACACGACAATGATAGTTCCCATCCTAATTTTACTGAGCTTGGAAATGTGCGGAATGGTGAGTCATCTATGCTCGTCACCGATTAGTTTGCAGAAGGTAATTCTTACTTTGAATTTCGGCTGGCTATTCTTCGGCAATTTCGTCGTGCAGTACATTTTTCTTGTACGCCAGTTCAG GTACATCGTGTGCTTGCATAATATATCAGACCCTGATCTCTACTGCTACGGAGACCGGGTCAAGGGATTTATGCTgtacaaaaacaaaataacggACTCGTTTCTGGTCTGTATGCTGGTGTTCATGTACAGCCTCGGTATATTCAACGGGATCGTCTCACCGATCCTCAGGTTCGGCCTCGACTTCGATGATTGGTTCATCGTCATTCCGATGTGGTACCCGATCGACGTCACCTCATCGAGGAGAGTCTTTTGGTTCGTTCTCCTGTTCGAGACTGTTATAATTTGGTACCTTTCCTTTGTGTTCGCCACCGTGGGCGTCCTGTACATGCACACTATTCTGAGCATTCGCGCCGAGTTCGAGACGCTGAATCAATACCTGGAAAATGATGGGCGCGGTCACTCTTCTCAAACTCAAGAGCCGCTTTTCAAAACGTCAGAAGAAG tagggTGGAAACCTAAAACTATCTTCGACCTGGGAATGTTCAATAATACTGGATTCAGCGATGATTTCGATGGAAATTGTAGTCATTTGAAACGAGTGATTCAAGATTGGCAAACATTGAGAGG TCATGCGAAGCTAACTGGAGAGATTTTTGCAGTTTACTACACAGCGGCCTACGTGTTAGGCGCCGCCACAATTACAATTATGGCTTATGCAGTCATATAC ACTATCAGGACTACTGAATCGATGGGGAAAATGATCAGTGAAACTGCGATGTATTTTTCCTGGATGGTAGGCACAACAGGCCACCTTGGCTTACTAAGTTTAACCacgaatttatttcaaaatact TATGACGACACAAGAATCACTCTCGGGGAAGGCAACTGGCATGAAAAGTcaatgaaatataaaaaaatatttctttcttttacttTGGCTCTGAATAGGTCATtccaaatgaaagctcttacttTCGTCCCGGTAGATCTGAGGCAGTTCTCAAAT ATCATATCCCGGAGTTTCACTAATTTTAGGTTTCTCTACGAACTACCAACATCAAAATATTCTTAA
- the LOC109030840 gene encoding uncharacterized protein isoform X2, whose protein sequence is MSESLSRTTWQEKIVYFHLRGGTGLSRTLDTSERASKMIRMFHTTMIVPILILLSLEMCGMVSHLCSSPISLQKVILTLNFGWLFFGNFVVQYIFLVRQFRYIVCLHNISDPDLYCYGDRVKGFMLYKNKITDSFLVCMLVFMYSLGIFNGIVSPILRFGLDFDDWFIVIPMWYPIDVTSSRRVFWFVLLFETVIIWYLSFVFATVGVLYMHTILSIRAEFETLNQYLENDGRGHSSQTQEPLFKTSEEGWKPKTIFDLGMFNNTGFSDDFDGNCSHLKRVIQDWQTLRGHAKLTGEIFAVYYTAAYVLGAATITIMAYAVIYTIRTTESMGKMISETAMYFSWMVGTTGHLGLLSLTTNLFQNTYDDTRITLGEGNWHEKSMKYKKIFLSFTLALNRSFQMKALTFVPVDLRQFSNIISRSFTNFRFLYELPTSKYS, encoded by the exons ATGAGCGAATCACTCAGTAGAACCACGTGGCAAGAAAAAATCGTCTACTTTCATTTACGAGGTGGAACAGGATTGAGCAGAACTCTCGACACTAGTGAACGTGCAAGCAAGATGATTCGCATGTTTCACACGACAATGATAGTTCCCATCCTAATTTTACTGAGCTTGGAAATGTGCGGAATGGTGAGTCATCTATGCTCGTCACCGATTAGTTTGCAGAAGGTAATTCTTACTTTGAATTTCGGCTGGCTATTCTTCGGCAATTTCGTCGTGCAGTACATTTTTCTTGTACGCCAGTTCAG GTACATCGTGTGCTTGCATAATATATCAGACCCTGATCTCTACTGCTACGGAGACCGGGTCAAGGGATTTATGCTgtacaaaaacaaaataacggACTCGTTTCTGGTCTGTATGCTGGTGTTCATGTACAGCCTCGGTATATTCAACGGGATCGTCTCACCGATCCTCAGGTTCGGCCTCGACTTCGATGATTGGTTCATCGTCATTCCGATGTGGTACCCGATCGACGTCACCTCATCGAGGAGAGTCTTTTGGTTCGTTCTCCTGTTCGAGACTGTTATAATTTGGTACCTTTCCTTTGTGTTCGCCACCGTGGGCGTCCTGTACATGCACACTATTCTGAGCATTCGCGCCGAGTTCGAGACGCTGAATCAATACCTGGAAAATGATGGGCGCGGTCACTCTTCTCAAACTCAAGAGCCGCTTTTCAAAACGTCAGAAGAAG ggTGGAAACCTAAAACTATCTTCGACCTGGGAATGTTCAATAATACTGGATTCAGCGATGATTTCGATGGAAATTGTAGTCATTTGAAACGAGTGATTCAAGATTGGCAAACATTGAGAGG TCATGCGAAGCTAACTGGAGAGATTTTTGCAGTTTACTACACAGCGGCCTACGTGTTAGGCGCCGCCACAATTACAATTATGGCTTATGCAGTCATATAC ACTATCAGGACTACTGAATCGATGGGGAAAATGATCAGTGAAACTGCGATGTATTTTTCCTGGATGGTAGGCACAACAGGCCACCTTGGCTTACTAAGTTTAACCacgaatttatttcaaaatact TATGACGACACAAGAATCACTCTCGGGGAAGGCAACTGGCATGAAAAGTcaatgaaatataaaaaaatatttctttcttttacttTGGCTCTGAATAGGTCATtccaaatgaaagctcttacttTCGTCCCGGTAGATCTGAGGCAGTTCTCAAAT ATCATATCCCGGAGTTTCACTAATTTTAGGTTTCTCTACGAACTACCAACATCAAAATATTCTTAA
- the LOC109030840 gene encoding uncharacterized protein isoform X3 translates to MSESLSRTTWQEKIVYFHLRGGTGLSRTLDTSERASKMIRMFHTTMIVPILILLSLEMCGMVSHLCSSPISLQKVILTLNFGWLFFGNFVVQYIFLVRQFRYIVCLHNISDPDLYCYGDRVKGFMLYKNKITDSFLVCMLVFMYSLGIFNGIVSPILRFGLDFDDWFIVIPMWYPIDVTSSRRVFWFVLLFETVIIWYLSFVFATVGVLYMHTILSIRAEFETLNQYLENDGRGHSSQTQEPLFKTSEEVGWKPKTIFDLGMFNNTGFSDDFDGNCSHLKRVIQDWQTLRGHAKLTGEIFAVYYTAAYVLGAATITIMAYAVIYYDDTRITLGEGNWHEKSMKYKKIFLSFTLALNRSFQMKALTFVPVDLRQFSNIISRSFTNFRFLYELPTSKYS, encoded by the exons ATGAGCGAATCACTCAGTAGAACCACGTGGCAAGAAAAAATCGTCTACTTTCATTTACGAGGTGGAACAGGATTGAGCAGAACTCTCGACACTAGTGAACGTGCAAGCAAGATGATTCGCATGTTTCACACGACAATGATAGTTCCCATCCTAATTTTACTGAGCTTGGAAATGTGCGGAATGGTGAGTCATCTATGCTCGTCACCGATTAGTTTGCAGAAGGTAATTCTTACTTTGAATTTCGGCTGGCTATTCTTCGGCAATTTCGTCGTGCAGTACATTTTTCTTGTACGCCAGTTCAG GTACATCGTGTGCTTGCATAATATATCAGACCCTGATCTCTACTGCTACGGAGACCGGGTCAAGGGATTTATGCTgtacaaaaacaaaataacggACTCGTTTCTGGTCTGTATGCTGGTGTTCATGTACAGCCTCGGTATATTCAACGGGATCGTCTCACCGATCCTCAGGTTCGGCCTCGACTTCGATGATTGGTTCATCGTCATTCCGATGTGGTACCCGATCGACGTCACCTCATCGAGGAGAGTCTTTTGGTTCGTTCTCCTGTTCGAGACTGTTATAATTTGGTACCTTTCCTTTGTGTTCGCCACCGTGGGCGTCCTGTACATGCACACTATTCTGAGCATTCGCGCCGAGTTCGAGACGCTGAATCAATACCTGGAAAATGATGGGCGCGGTCACTCTTCTCAAACTCAAGAGCCGCTTTTCAAAACGTCAGAAGAAG tagggTGGAAACCTAAAACTATCTTCGACCTGGGAATGTTCAATAATACTGGATTCAGCGATGATTTCGATGGAAATTGTAGTCATTTGAAACGAGTGATTCAAGATTGGCAAACATTGAGAGG TCATGCGAAGCTAACTGGAGAGATTTTTGCAGTTTACTACACAGCGGCCTACGTGTTAGGCGCCGCCACAATTACAATTATGGCTTATGCAGTCATATAC TATGACGACACAAGAATCACTCTCGGGGAAGGCAACTGGCATGAAAAGTcaatgaaatataaaaaaatatttctttcttttacttTGGCTCTGAATAGGTCATtccaaatgaaagctcttacttTCGTCCCGGTAGATCTGAGGCAGTTCTCAAAT ATCATATCCCGGAGTTTCACTAATTTTAGGTTTCTCTACGAACTACCAACATCAAAATATTCTTAA